A single window of Myxocyprinus asiaticus isolate MX2 ecotype Aquarium Trade chromosome 48, UBuf_Myxa_2, whole genome shotgun sequence DNA harbors:
- the fbxl14a gene encoding F-box/LRR-repeat protein 14a, protein MEIHVSSLFPEILAMIFNYLDVKGKGRVAQVCTAWRDASYHKSVWRGVEAKLHLRRANPSLFPSLQTRGIKKVQILSLRRSLSYVIQGMPNIESLNLSGCYNLTDNGLGHAFVQDIPSLRILNLSLCKQITDSSLGRIAQYLKNLELLDLGGCSNITNTGLLLIAWGLHNLKSLNLRSCRHVSDVGIGHLAGMTRSAAEGCLSLEHLTLQDCQKLTDLSLKHISRGLNKLKVLNLSFCGGISDAGMIHLSHMTQLWTLNLRSCDNISDTGIMHLSMGTLRLYGLDVSFCDKVGDQSLAYIAQGLYQLKSLSLCSCHISDDGINRMVRQMQELKTLNIGQCVRITDKGLELIADHLTQLTGIDLYGCTKITKRGLERITQLPCLKVLNLGLWQMTEVKGLGDASEILPCYTS, encoded by the coding sequence ATGGAGATCCACGTCTCGAGCCTTTTCCCCGAGATTTTAGCCATGATTTTCAACTACCTGGACGTAAAGGGCAAAGGCAGAGTCGCGCAAGTATGCACAGCGTGGAGAGACGCCTCTTACCACAAATCCGTCTGGAGGGGAGTAGAAGCAAAACTCCACCTGAGAAGGGCAAACCCATCACTCTTCCCCAGCCTCCAGACCAGAGGGATCAAGAAGGTGCAGATCCTCAGCCTAAGGCGCAGCCTGAGCTATGTTATTCAAGGGATGCCTAACATCGAGAGCCTTAACTTGAGCGGATGCTACAATTTGACAGATAACGGTCTTGGTCATGCTTTTGTGCAGGACATACCCTCATTGAGAATTCTCAACCTCAGCCTTTGCAAACAGATCACAGATTCCAGTTTAGGCAGGATTGCGCAGTACCTGAAGAACCTTGAACTCTTGGATCTGGGTGGATGCAGTAATATCACTAACACAGGGTTATTGCTCATTGCCTGGGGCCTACACAATCTCAAAAGCCTCAACCTGAGGAGTTGCAGGCACGTGTCAGATGTTGGCATCGGGCACCTGGCTGGCATGACGCGCAGTGCTGCGGAGGGCTGCCTCAGTTTGGAGCATCTGACTTTGCAGGACTGTCAGAAACTGACTGATCTGTCACTCAAGCACATCTCCAGGGGCTTAAACAAGCTGAAAGTCCTCAACCTGAGCTTCTGCGGTGGCATCTCAGATGCTGGCATGATCCATCTGTCTCATATGACTCAGCTCTGGACTCTTAACCTGCGATCGTGTGACAATATCAGTGACACAGGCATCATGCATCTTTCAATGGGCACGCTGAGGCTGTATGGGTTGGATGTGTCATTTTGTGACAAAGTGGGTGACCAGAGTCTGGCGTACATCGCCCAGGGCCTGTACCAACTCAAGTCCCTGTCGCTTTGCTCATGCCACATCAGCGATGATGGAATCAACAGGATGGTGCGGCAAATGCAAGAACTGAAGACGTTGAACATTGGACAGTGTGTGCGGATCACAGACAAGGGACTTGAGCTCATAGCTGATCACTTGACTCAGCTGACCGGGATTGACCTGTACGGCTgtaccaaaataacaaaaagaggACTAGAGAGGATTACACAGCTACCCTGCCTTAAGGTTTTGAACTTGGGACTTTGGCAAATGACAGAGGTGAAAGGGTTAGGTGATGCCTCTGAGATCTTGCCATGCTACACCTCTTAA